In Candidatus Defluviilinea proxima, a single genomic region encodes these proteins:
- a CDS encoding ABC transporter permease, with product MNLQLTLAARYLTGRKLRTFLTTLAVIFGVVVIFGMNIIMPTMLNALQVNVQSAEGAVDYSVTHVSGEAFPQTVADKLQGADGVRVYAPSLARTINIPADFFDKDSNKSDNVTAISLIGIDPDAERSLRAFQMMEGRYLQADDSASALISRTLADTLKVNVGNTFRIPSVDGTTELTIVGILPAKIAPGNETVWVNLPDAQKITDSSGKINTININTEAMAMEERRAEVQANIETTLGDQYQVGTLLTGTEMFASLELAQTMFNVFGVLALFMGGFIIFNTFRTVIAERRRDIGLLRALGANRRTIIGIIVAEGLLQGIIGTGLGLILGYLFGWGTIRLAEPFMSQFVNLNLGNPVISPLLFFGSIFLGVGVTVTAGLIPAFNASNVTPLEALRPSVAETQFDRQTGIGFVGGVIIIVLTVIAILSGQPAFIIPGGFLFLLGLVLIAPALVRPFASIFGRVIALFYARKGIGELAQGNITRQPSRVAVTASTSMLALAIIVAIGGMISSLTFVLYDMMRDNLGSDYIFIPPAIALWGSNVGAKPEFAEQLKAIDGVDQISTLRFANAKSNGQAISILGIDPVSYPAVSGLYFQSSLYADDNSAYTSLAEGRNIIVNGALLVGLGKQVGDTIDLVTPNGTLTYRIVAMGTDMLNTKVVTGYISQANLQTDFGATDDVYLQLNLKKDADRVAADKAIRALAENYPTFKVVSGTEYYESLRSQMDIAFSGLYIIFLLLAVPSLIAMVNTLTISVIERTREIGMIRAAGGTRKQVRTMVVIEALLLAAIGTAFGILGGLYLGYVIVVAMAGIFPLGYLFPASGILTAIAIGLLFGAFAAIIPARQAAGMNVVEALRYE from the coding sequence ATGAATCTCCAACTCACTCTCGCCGCCCGCTATCTCACTGGGCGAAAACTACGCACATTTCTCACCACCCTCGCGGTCATTTTCGGTGTGGTGGTGATCTTCGGCATGAACATCATCATGCCGACCATGCTCAATGCTTTACAGGTCAACGTGCAAAGCGCGGAAGGTGCTGTAGATTACAGCGTCACCCATGTTTCCGGTGAAGCATTCCCGCAAACGGTCGCAGACAAACTGCAGGGCGCGGATGGTGTCCGCGTGTATGCACCTTCTTTGGCACGCACCATCAACATCCCTGCGGATTTCTTCGATAAGGATTCAAACAAATCAGATAACGTGACAGCCATTTCGCTCATCGGGATTGATCCCGATGCAGAACGCTCGTTGCGCGCTTTTCAAATGATGGAGGGCCGCTATTTACAAGCCGATGACTCCGCCTCCGCTTTGATCTCACGCACACTCGCCGACACACTTAAAGTGAATGTAGGCAATACCTTCCGCATCCCAAGCGTGGACGGCACGACGGAATTAACGATCGTCGGCATCCTCCCTGCCAAGATCGCGCCGGGCAACGAGACTGTATGGGTCAACCTGCCAGATGCACAAAAAATCACTGACTCGTCTGGCAAGATCAATACGATCAACATCAACACCGAAGCGATGGCGATGGAAGAACGCCGCGCTGAGGTGCAAGCAAATATCGAAACCACACTAGGCGACCAGTATCAGGTCGGGACATTGCTTACAGGCACAGAGATGTTCGCTTCGCTTGAGCTCGCGCAGACGATGTTCAACGTCTTCGGTGTGCTCGCGCTTTTCATGGGCGGGTTCATCATCTTTAACACATTCCGCACCGTGATCGCCGAACGACGCCGTGATATTGGTTTATTGCGCGCGCTTGGCGCAAATCGCCGCACCATCATCGGCATCATCGTTGCTGAAGGTCTCTTACAAGGAATCATTGGGACAGGGCTCGGATTAATTCTTGGCTACCTGTTTGGCTGGGGAACCATTCGCCTCGCCGAACCTTTCATGAGCCAATTTGTGAATTTAAATCTTGGCAACCCTGTGATCTCGCCGTTGCTTTTCTTCGGCTCGATCTTCCTGGGCGTGGGTGTCACAGTTACGGCTGGGTTGATCCCCGCGTTCAACGCCAGCAATGTGACCCCGCTCGAAGCGTTGCGGCCGTCAGTGGCAGAAACGCAATTTGACCGGCAAACAGGCATCGGCTTCGTAGGAGGCGTGATCATCATCGTGCTTACGGTTATCGCCATTCTCAGTGGTCAACCTGCATTCATCATCCCCGGTGGATTTCTCTTCCTGCTTGGTTTGGTGTTGATCGCCCCGGCGTTGGTACGTCCATTCGCATCTATCTTTGGTCGAGTGATCGCGTTGTTCTATGCAAGGAAAGGCATAGGTGAACTGGCACAGGGCAACATCACACGCCAGCCTTCGCGTGTGGCAGTGACTGCCAGCACCAGTATGTTGGCACTCGCGATCATCGTGGCCATCGGCGGCATGATCTCAAGCCTGACGTTTGTTCTGTATGACATGATGCGCGACAACCTTGGCAGTGACTACATTTTCATTCCGCCCGCCATCGCACTGTGGGGCAGCAATGTAGGTGCAAAGCCAGAGTTTGCTGAACAACTCAAAGCCATTGATGGCGTGGACCAGATCAGCACGCTTCGTTTTGCCAACGCGAAATCGAACGGTCAGGCGATCTCCATTTTGGGAATTGACCCCGTCTCTTACCCAGCCGTATCTGGTCTCTACTTTCAAAGCTCTCTCTACGCTGACGACAACTCTGCCTACACTTCCCTTGCAGAGGGACGCAACATCATCGTGAACGGCGCCTTGTTGGTCGGGCTTGGCAAACAAGTCGGAGATACCATTGATCTTGTCACACCCAACGGCACGTTGACGTATCGCATCGTTGCCATGGGTACCGATATGCTCAACACGAAAGTGGTCACAGGCTACATATCGCAAGCTAACCTGCAAACAGATTTCGGCGCAACAGACGATGTGTACCTTCAACTGAACTTAAAGAAAGATGCGGACCGTGTTGCCGCAGATAAAGCTATTCGCGCTCTTGCAGAAAACTACCCGACCTTCAAAGTGGTCTCCGGCACGGAGTATTACGAATCCCTCCGCTCACAAATGGACATTGCATTCAGTGGTTTGTATATCATTTTCCTTTTACTCGCCGTTCCGTCATTGATCGCCATGGTCAACACGCTGACCATCAGTGTCATTGAACGTACACGCGAGATCGGCATGATCCGTGCGGCAGGCGGCACACGCAAACAGGTCCGTACGATGGTTGTAATAGAAGCCTTGTTGCTCGCAGCGATCGGCACCGCCTTCGGCATTTTAGGCGGACTGTATCTCGGTTATGTCATCGTTGTTGCCATGGCTGGTATCTTCCCGTTGGGTTATCTCTTCCCTGCAAGCGGAATTTTGACAGCCATCGCCATCGGTTTATTGTTCGGTGCGTTCGCCGCGATCATCCCGGCAAGACAAGCTGCAGGCATGAACGTAGTGGAAGCGCTACGGTACGAGTAA
- a CDS encoding ABC transporter ATP-binding protein, which produces MSNIQVEKLTKIYGAGVTAITALDHVNVTIRESEFVAIMGPSGCGKSTLLHLLGGLDKPSEGNVLIGGHNLSDLNDDQLTELRRRRIGFVFQFFNLIPVLNALENAALPITLDGVKPAEAKEKATEWLTKFGLADRLANRPDQLSGGQQQRVAIARALVADPELILADEPTGNLDTRSSDEIASLLRDVSKQYKRTVVMVTHDPRIAAYADRIIFLKDGKVVDETLLERKNGKTADFVAGKVKEMGD; this is translated from the coding sequence ATGTCTAACATTCAAGTTGAAAAATTGACAAAAATATACGGCGCTGGTGTTACAGCGATCACCGCACTTGATCACGTCAACGTTACGATCAGGGAAAGTGAATTCGTTGCCATCATGGGCCCCAGCGGATGCGGCAAGTCTACGCTGTTGCATTTGCTCGGCGGGTTGGACAAGCCCAGCGAAGGAAACGTACTCATCGGCGGACATAATCTGAGTGACCTCAATGACGATCAGTTAACAGAACTGCGCCGTCGCAGGATCGGTTTTGTATTTCAGTTCTTCAATCTCATTCCGGTCTTGAATGCTTTGGAAAACGCCGCTCTGCCCATCACGCTGGATGGCGTGAAACCGGCCGAGGCGAAGGAAAAAGCCACAGAATGGCTGACCAAATTCGGGCTTGCGGATCGACTCGCGAATCGTCCCGATCAACTCTCCGGCGGGCAGCAACAACGCGTCGCCATTGCCCGTGCTCTGGTCGCTGACCCTGAACTGATCCTCGCTGATGAACCCACCGGCAATCTCGATACACGCTCCAGTGATGAGATCGCAAGTTTGTTGCGCGATGTTTCAAAACAATACAAGCGCACTGTAGTCATGGTGACACATGATCCGCGCATTGCCGCTTATGCCGACCGCATCATCTTCCTCAAAGATGGCAAAGTCGTGGATGAAACACTGCTTGAACGAAAGAACGGCAAAACCGCAGACTTCGTGGCAGGTAAAGTAAAGGAAATGGGAGATTGA
- a CDS encoding helix-turn-helix transcriptional regulator has protein sequence MSVRNAILGLLAQKSRHGYELHAAFSAVVGEATWDVKPAQIYTTLERLEESGLVQTKSDLGEGREPDRRIYAITRDGRDALKGWFDDGVPTEHQRDEFFVKLMIGLVSGEADPARIIQTQRSRLYQELHDATAQRDTHDPQIEMAQILLTDKTIMHLEADLRWLDMIEMRLEAIKGQPFPEPEIRRRGRPKKETKEHLPADGKE, from the coding sequence TTGTCGGTCAGAAATGCCATTTTAGGATTGCTCGCTCAAAAATCCCGCCATGGATATGAACTGCATGCGGCCTTCTCGGCTGTCGTCGGTGAAGCCACGTGGGATGTGAAGCCTGCCCAGATCTACACCACGCTGGAACGATTGGAAGAGTCGGGGCTGGTGCAAACCAAATCGGACTTGGGCGAGGGCCGCGAACCAGACCGCCGCATTTATGCCATCACCCGGGATGGACGTGATGCCTTGAAGGGCTGGTTCGATGATGGCGTGCCCACGGAACATCAACGTGACGAGTTCTTTGTCAAGTTGATGATCGGATTGGTCTCCGGAGAAGCGGACCCGGCGCGCATTATCCAGACCCAACGCTCACGCCTGTATCAGGAACTGCACGATGCCACGGCCCAACGGGATACACACGACCCGCAGATCGAAATGGCACAGATCCTGCTGACCGACAAAACCATCATGCACCTCGAAGCGGATTTGCGCTGGCTGGACATGATCGAGATGCGGCTGGAAGCGATCAAAGGCCAGCCGTTCCCCGAGCCCGAAATACGGCGGCGCGGACGTCCAAAAAAGGAAACGAAAGAGCATCTGCCTGCTGATGGCAAAGAATAA
- a CDS encoding DUF3597 domain-containing protein yields MSLFSKILEKIGIGKKDEVAGATAAAAAAPAKPAAPQAVAATPAKPAAPATPAKPAAPATPASPAIPAAYAGSTGKSMPPKAISQVDVVKHLEELAKGKKLDWKVSIVDLLKLLDIDSSFEARKELATELGCPADLMGDSAKMNVWLHKEVLKQIAANGGNIPKELLD; encoded by the coding sequence ATGAGTCTCTTCAGTAAAATCCTCGAGAAGATCGGTATTGGCAAGAAAGATGAAGTTGCTGGTGCCACAGCTGCTGCGGCTGCCGCCCCTGCAAAACCTGCGGCTCCTCAGGCAGTAGCGGCAACTCCCGCTAAACCTGCGGCCCCCGCTACACCTGCCAAACCTGCTGCGCCTGCAACTCCTGCTTCGCCTGCTATACCCGCTGCCTATGCTGGGTCCACTGGCAAGTCGATGCCTCCTAAGGCAATCTCTCAGGTGGATGTAGTCAAACACCTTGAGGAACTTGCCAAAGGCAAGAAGCTTGATTGGAAGGTATCCATTGTGGATCTGCTCAAACTACTTGATATCGATAGTAGCTTCGAAGCCCGCAAGGAACTGGCGACCGAGTTGGGCTGTCCTGCCGACCTGATGGGTGACTCAGCCAAGATGAACGTCTGGCTTCACAAAGAAGTTTTGAAGCAGATCGCGGCTAACGGCGGCAACATTCCGAAAGAATTGTTGGACTAA
- a CDS encoding ExeM/NucH family extracellular endonuclease → MTKTFSKVFSLALILALVISALPVQNALALGGGSGSISLTTLGSAYTQDFDTLSNTGSANTLALDGWYLNEVGSSSANNGQYNTGTGSGTGGDVYSFGAAATTERAFGTLFSGTLTPTIGAQFTNNTGSTVTSLDVSYVGEMWRAGVANRNAADRLDFQLSTDATSLTTGTWVDYNSLDYNSSNINTASGALNGNASGNQTSVSFSITGLSIPNGASFWIRWNDTDIAPGADDGLAVDNLSLTPSGSITLPNLTITDVSVSEGNSGTTSFIFDVNLSSPAGVGGVTFDIATQDDSATSPDDFTSASLTGQTILAGSSSYSFSVLVNGDLANEADDAFFVNVSNVTGASAIDAQGVGSILNDDAADVAPEVASTFPVDGATNFPVGSNLTVTFNEPVNVSTSWFTLSCSTSGSVTTSFSGGPTTFMLDPGIALVNGETCTLTVLSDQVSDQDGNDPPDNMVLNFVVGFTAYDVCSDYTPIYSIQGSGLSAAITGNVSTKGVVVGDFEGTAAASGFYIQDLTGDGDATTSDGIFVYTGSSDLVSVGQVVRVTGFARERFNQTTLNGSNSNTAAVTAANIVNCGTGSVAATDVTLPFANADFPERYEGMSVRFPQPLVIAEYFNYDRFGEIVLAQPLAGETRPFTGTAVDEPGAAANARAAANALSRITLDDVQSAQNPSTLRHPNGLPFSLSNLFRGGDTVQNAVGVLGYDFSLYRIIPTGPADYTAVNPRTTAPEAVGGTLRVAAMNTLNFFVTADYPSGALDNKCGPANSVECRGWDSDQPLEFTRQRDKLLTALSGLDADIIGLNELENSTGVEPLNSIVSGLPDYAYINTGTIGTDAIKVGMIYRPASVTPVGDFKLLTSAVDSRFIDTKSRPSLAQTFQVNATGARFTVVVNHFKSKGSACDDIGDLDLLDGQGNCSQTRRNAAKALVDWLATDPTGSGDPDFIIMGDLNSYAQEDAIDEIKAGSDDTIGTSDDFTNLISNFHGAYAYSYTFDGQAGYLDHALASASLLPQVTGAADWHINSDEPDVLDYDTSFKPAAQDALYEVNAYRTSDHDPVVVGLVPNAAPTVDAGGPYSASEGGSVTLSAAGSDPNGDSLSYSWDLDNNGSFETAGQSVNFAVDTLDGPASYTVKVKATDPGNLFAIASTTVDVSNVAPTAILNVPSVVNEGTPFGISFSGAFDPSSADTLAGFHYAFDCTGGSLASATYATSGTNATANCTFPIYGLYTVRGKVMDKDDGSNEYTVVILAKNVTSILDNFNRANGSLGSNWKGSTSTSLYRIDSNKVDVRGNGAIYWKNAFGVNQEASVLLSTVDTAGREQDLLLKVQGGISPNWGAGAIEVLYNAPTNSVNVNTFLPSTLTWFEYPSIPVTFANGDELGAQALATGEVVIFKNGIEVGRVTMNSADQTFFNTRGGNIGLWFINSTSTFFDNFSGGNVTLP, encoded by the coding sequence ATGACAAAAACTTTTTCGAAAGTATTTTCACTGGCGCTCATACTGGCGTTGGTGATCAGTGCGTTGCCTGTACAGAATGCACTGGCTCTTGGTGGGGGATCCGGCTCTATAAGTCTAACTACCTTGGGAAGTGCATATACCCAAGACTTTGATACCCTTTCTAACACAGGGTCAGCAAATACCCTTGCACTTGATGGATGGTACCTAAACGAGGTAGGATCCAGTTCAGCGAATAATGGACAATACAATACAGGCACCGGTTCAGGCACAGGCGGGGATGTATATAGCTTTGGTGCTGCCGCTACTACAGAACGTGCTTTTGGTACCTTGTTTAGCGGTACATTGACACCTACTATTGGTGCACAATTCACGAATAACACTGGTAGTACAGTAACATCGCTTGATGTTTCTTATGTCGGTGAAATGTGGCGTGCCGGTGTAGCGAATCGCAATGCTGCGGATCGCCTCGATTTTCAACTGAGTACTGATGCAACCAGCCTGACAACTGGCACCTGGGTTGACTATAACAGTCTCGATTACAACAGTTCAAATATCAATACAGCGTCAGGTGCATTGAATGGCAATGCATCGGGAAATCAGACCTCTGTGAGTTTCTCGATCACGGGGTTGAGCATTCCGAATGGCGCTTCTTTCTGGATTCGGTGGAACGACACTGATATTGCTCCAGGTGCAGACGATGGTCTCGCAGTAGACAATTTATCGCTCACTCCAAGTGGTTCCATTACCCTTCCAAATCTAACTATTACCGATGTCTCTGTGAGCGAAGGAAACTCTGGCACAACATCATTCATTTTCGATGTGAATCTTTCGTCGCCAGCTGGTGTGGGTGGCGTGACCTTTGATATTGCCACGCAGGATGATTCTGCTACTTCTCCTGACGACTTCACATCTGCTTCCTTGACAGGACAAACGATTCTTGCTGGTAGTTCAAGCTACTCGTTCAGTGTTTTGGTAAATGGTGATCTTGCAAACGAAGCGGATGATGCTTTCTTTGTCAATGTCTCGAATGTGACAGGTGCGTCAGCTATAGATGCACAAGGTGTTGGGAGTATCCTCAATGATGATGCGGCCGATGTAGCGCCAGAAGTTGCCAGCACCTTCCCTGTTGATGGTGCTACAAACTTCCCGGTTGGCTCCAACCTCACTGTGACGTTTAACGAGCCAGTCAATGTCTCTACTTCATGGTTTACATTATCTTGTTCTACAAGCGGAAGCGTAACCACCTCGTTTAGTGGTGGACCGACCACCTTTATGCTTGATCCGGGTATCGCGCTTGTTAATGGCGAAACTTGTACATTGACGGTATTGTCGGATCAGGTCAGTGATCAGGATGGAAATGATCCGCCTGATAATATGGTTCTCAATTTTGTCGTTGGTTTCACTGCTTATGATGTTTGTTCTGATTACACACCGATCTACTCCATTCAAGGTAGTGGGCTCTCTGCCGCCATTACCGGCAATGTTTCTACAAAGGGTGTTGTGGTCGGCGACTTTGAAGGGACTGCTGCCGCTTCCGGTTTCTATATTCAGGACTTAACCGGTGATGGTGATGCAACAACCTCCGATGGTATCTTCGTCTACACGGGTAGCTCTGATTTGGTCAGCGTGGGGCAGGTAGTACGTGTGACTGGCTTTGCCCGCGAGCGTTTCAACCAGACCACTCTCAATGGTTCCAATAGTAATACTGCTGCCGTCACTGCCGCGAATATTGTCAACTGCGGTACCGGCTCAGTTGCCGCAACTGATGTAACTTTGCCATTTGCGAATGCGGACTTCCCCGAACGTTACGAGGGTATGTCTGTGCGTTTCCCACAACCATTGGTGATCGCAGAATACTTTAACTACGACCGCTTTGGCGAAATCGTTTTAGCTCAGCCTTTGGCTGGCGAAACCCGTCCATTCACTGGTACGGCGGTTGATGAACCGGGTGCGGCAGCCAATGCTCGCGCTGCTGCGAATGCTCTCAGCCGCATCACACTTGACGATGTGCAGAGCGCGCAAAACCCATCCACACTTCGCCACCCGAATGGACTTCCATTCTCGTTGAGCAACCTCTTCCGAGGTGGTGATACAGTACAAAACGCGGTCGGTGTGCTTGGGTACGATTTCAGCCTCTATCGTATTATCCCAACGGGACCGGCAGACTATACCGCGGTCAACCCACGTACTACTGCTCCTGAAGCTGTGGGCGGTACCCTTCGCGTCGCCGCGATGAATACGCTCAACTTCTTTGTTACAGCAGATTACCCATCGGGTGCGTTGGATAACAAGTGTGGCCCCGCTAATAGCGTGGAATGCCGTGGTTGGGATAGTGACCAACCTCTAGAGTTCACTCGTCAACGTGACAAGCTCCTCACAGCACTTTCTGGTTTGGATGCCGATATCATTGGCTTGAACGAATTGGAGAACTCGACTGGTGTTGAACCTTTGAATAGCATCGTGTCCGGATTACCTGATTATGCCTACATCAATACAGGCACCATCGGTACTGACGCGATCAAGGTGGGTATGATCTACCGCCCTGCTAGTGTTACACCGGTTGGTGATTTCAAGCTTCTCACATCAGCGGTTGACTCCCGCTTCATTGATACCAAGAGCCGCCCATCATTGGCACAAACTTTCCAAGTCAATGCGACCGGCGCACGCTTCACTGTAGTGGTCAATCACTTCAAATCCAAGGGTTCTGCCTGTGACGATATTGGTGATCTGGATCTTCTTGATGGTCAGGGTAACTGTAGCCAGACTCGCCGCAACGCCGCCAAAGCTTTGGTGGATTGGCTCGCTACTGACCCAACCGGTAGTGGGGACCCCGATTTCATCATCATGGGTGACCTGAACTCTTATGCTCAGGAAGATGCAATCGATGAGATCAAGGCCGGTTCAGACGATACCATCGGTACCAGCGATGATTTCACGAACTTGATTTCCAACTTCCACGGCGCATATGCCTACTCCTACACGTTCGATGGACAGGCTGGTTATCTCGATCATGCCTTGGCAAGTGCAAGCCTGCTGCCTCAGGTTACCGGCGCGGCCGATTGGCACATCAACTCTGACGAACCCGATGTGCTGGATTACGACACATCCTTCAAGCCCGCCGCACAGGATGCACTCTACGAAGTAAATGCCTATCGCACCTCTGATCACGATCCTGTTGTTGTTGGCCTCGTTCCCAATGCAGCTCCTACGGTTGATGCCGGTGGACCATACTCGGCGTCTGAAGGCGGATCGGTCACACTCAGTGCGGCTGGCTCCGACCCGAATGGCGACAGCCTGTCCTATAGTTGGGATCTCGACAATAACGGTTCCTTCGAAACTGCCGGCCAATCTGTCAACTTTGCAGTTGATACTTTGGATGGACCCGCCAGTTACACGGTCAAAGTAAAGGCCACTGACCCGGGCAATCTCTTCGCAATTGCAAGCACAACTGTAGATGTTTCCAATGTTGCCCCAACGGCAATCTTGAATGTTCCATCTGTAGTAAACGAAGGAACGCCCTTTGGTATATCGTTTAGCGGCGCTTTTGATCCTTCCAGTGCCGATACACTGGCTGGTTTCCACTATGCGTTTGATTGCACTGGTGGTTCCCTGGCTTCTGCAACATACGCCACCAGTGGGACAAACGCCACCGCCAATTGCACCTTCCCCATTTATGGACTTTACACCGTACGTGGAAAGGTTATGGACAAGGACGACGGCAGTAATGAATACACCGTAGTCATTCTGGCTAAAAATGTCACATCCATCTTGGATAACTTCAACCGTGCGAATGGCTCACTAGGCTCAAACTGGAAAGGTTCAACAAGCACCAGTTTGTATCGCATCGATAGCAATAAGGTCGATGTGCGAGGCAACGGCGCGATCTATTGGAAAAATGCCTTTGGAGTTAACCAGGAAGCCAGTGTACTTTTGAGTACAGTAGACACAGCAGGTAGAGAGCAGGACTTGCTGTTGAAAGTACAAGGCGGCATCTCTCCCAATTGGGGTGCGGGTGCGATCGAAGTACTCTATAACGCTCCCACAAATAGTGTGAACGTCAACACCTTCCTGCCTTCCACACTGACATGGTTTGAATACCCCAGCATCCCAGTTACCTTTGCGAATGGCGATGAACTTGGCGCACAGGCGTTGGCAACAGGCGAAGTGGTGATCTTCAAAAATGGTATTGAAGTAGGGCGAGTGACAATGAACTCTGCCGACCAAACCTTCTTTAACACTAGAGGCGGGAATATCGGTCTCTGGTTCATCAATTCCACCAGTACCTTCTTCGACAACTTTAGTGGTGGGAATGTAACACTTCCTTAG
- a CDS encoding glycerate kinase, which translates to MPPNHFVTHSLSDTRILRVLSSALNAVDPANAVRKYLPDLNGNVYGLGIGKASIPMLKALAEAYPLSGKLAISKHASPSDLNLFPVLLGGHPVPNLDSLRVGERALEFVAALHEDDTLVCLISGGGSALMTAPYVPIEDLQTLTSLLLACGARIDEINTLRRQLDRVKGGGLARATKAKVISLILSDVIGNPLEAIASGPTIPDPTTRQDALNVLKKYGIEEKVPDSIRVFLESRDSLSPFQKQASGFHIIIGDNKLAAQAAMEQAQREGFDTEILTNELQGEAREVGAMLAQRLRDAIAKRKRPFCLIAGGETTVTIKGNGRGGRNQELALAVVNELKDLENVCLISLATDGEDGPTDAAGAVVTGESAQRAEKLGVDVADYLSRNDAYAFFDALGDLIRTGPTGTNVNDLVFMFAL; encoded by the coding sequence ATGCCCCCCAATCATTTTGTAACACACAGCCTGAGTGACACGCGGATCTTACGAGTCTTATCCTCTGCATTGAATGCAGTTGACCCGGCGAATGCAGTACGAAAATACCTGCCAGATCTCAATGGTAATGTTTATGGGTTAGGAATTGGAAAAGCCTCCATCCCCATGCTGAAAGCTCTTGCGGAAGCATATCCGCTCTCTGGCAAGCTCGCCATCAGCAAACACGCATCACCATCTGACCTCAACCTGTTTCCCGTACTATTAGGCGGGCACCCGGTCCCAAACTTGGATTCGCTCCGCGTTGGTGAACGCGCCCTTGAATTCGTTGCCGCTTTGCATGAAGATGACACGCTCGTCTGCCTGATCTCAGGTGGCGGCTCTGCCTTAATGACCGCGCCTTATGTTCCCATCGAAGATCTGCAAACCCTTACATCCCTTTTACTGGCCTGTGGCGCACGTATTGACGAGATCAACACACTACGCCGTCAACTTGACCGCGTCAAGGGCGGAGGTCTGGCGCGTGCCACAAAGGCAAAAGTTATCAGCTTGATTCTTTCGGATGTGATCGGCAATCCGCTCGAAGCAATTGCATCAGGGCCGACAATTCCCGACCCAACAACACGACAGGATGCGCTCAATGTTTTGAAGAAATATGGGATTGAAGAAAAGGTTCCAGATTCAATTCGAGTCTTTTTAGAATCACGAGACTCGCTCTCGCCTTTCCAGAAACAAGCTTCTGGATTCCATATTATTATTGGCGACAACAAACTCGCTGCGCAAGCCGCAATGGAGCAGGCGCAACGTGAAGGTTTTGATACTGAAATATTGACGAATGAATTACAAGGGGAAGCGCGTGAAGTTGGGGCGATGTTGGCACAACGACTTCGTGATGCAATTGCAAAAAGAAAACGTCCGTTTTGCCTGATCGCAGGCGGAGAAACCACCGTTACCATAAAAGGTAACGGCAGAGGCGGGAGGAATCAGGAGCTAGCTTTGGCCGTAGTAAACGAACTCAAGGATTTGGAGAATGTGTGTTTGATCTCACTCGCCACTGACGGAGAAGATGGCCCTACAGATGCGGCCGGTGCGGTTGTGACAGGTGAATCCGCTCAAAGGGCAGAAAAGCTTGGGGTTGATGTGGCAGACTATTTGTCCAGAAATGACGCGTATGCTTTTTTCGATGCGTTAGGCGATTTGATCCGAACCGGCCCCACAGGTACAAATGTCAATGATTTAGTATTTATGTTTGCGCTGTAA